A region from the Vicia villosa cultivar HV-30 ecotype Madison, WI linkage group LG3, Vvil1.0, whole genome shotgun sequence genome encodes:
- the LOC131659296 gene encoding uncharacterized protein LOC131659296 has product MQWHVKDTHSWIIKSIIKLRETANASEYWAKSIQEQKYKTNAMYAEIHGSNTDMRWKAMFYKNFARPRACFITWLALWERLPTKDRLAKINIITDGVCVFCGEQDTMMHLFFQCRYTAQIWCCILNWLGYRRQAGNWRQESFWLSMETKKKGWRRVLLRMAATEAIYHIWQTRNALCFELIPPTRDLVPQIQSAVALRAQSAKCVKSHIHLGTFEIR; this is encoded by the coding sequence ATGCAATGGCATGTGAAAGATACTCATTCTTGGATAATCAAGAGCATCATCAAACTTAGAGAGACTGCTAATGCTAGTGAATACTGGGCAAAGAGTATTCAGGAACAAAAGTACAAAACTAATGCTATGTATGCTGAAATCCATGGTAGCAATACTGATATGAGATGGAAAGCAATGTTTTATAAGAATTTTGCCCGACCTCGCGCTTGCTTTATCACTTGGCTGGCCCTCTGGGAACGACTACCTACTAAAGACAGACTTGCAAAGATTAATATCATCACTGATGGGGTTTGTGTTTTTTGTGGTGAACAGGATACTATGATGCATTTATTTTTTCAATGTAGATACACGGCCCAGATATGGTGCTGCATTCTGAACTGGTTAGGCTATCGAAGGCAGGCTGGAAATTGGAGACAAGAAAGTTTTTGGCTCAGTATGGAAACTAAAAAGAAAGGATGGAGAAGAGTTTTGTTACGCATGGCTGCTACTGAAGCAATTTATCACATATGGCAAACAAGAAATGCTCTTTGTTTTGAACTAATCCCACCTACTCGAGATCTTGTTCCCCAAATTCAATCTGCTGTGGCCTTACGGGCACAGTCTGCCAAATGTGTGAAAAGCCATATTCACCTAGGAACTTTTGAAATTAGATAG